In one window of Chryseobacterium viscerum DNA:
- a CDS encoding SIMPL domain-containing protein (The SIMPL domain is named for its presence in mouse protein SIMPL (signalling molecule that associates with mouse pelle-like kinase). Bacterial member BP26, from Brucella, was shown to assemble into a channel-like structure, while YggE from E. coli has been associated with resistance to oxidative stress.), whose translation MKKLTFTFCIITASFFNLSKAQVGGNQIYKDKNNADYSAPRNLTEFNNTNSYFTNDSTLIVNVKILMNKPADRYKITLGLNEEADTPKIALENINKRINGFIKRISSMGIKTDDIFVDFISQTKVYDYNINKDSQVTTQKMDGFETKKNIIITVNKHSMIEKLISEASDFQIYDVIKVDYISNDIDKIQEDLLKEAYSVFDKKKGNYFKMFKKEIIGNPTATSGFTYVFPKSQYQNYTAFESANVTYGYDTRYVKKEERKSKTFYYDGTDYIGFDKVINNADPEVGIQYIMNLNVKYDLKKNKEK comes from the coding sequence ATGAAAAAACTAACATTTACATTTTGTATCATCACTGCATCTTTTTTTAATCTTTCAAAAGCACAGGTTGGAGGAAACCAAATCTACAAAGACAAAAATAACGCCGATTATTCCGCTCCCAGAAATCTCACTGAATTTAACAATACCAATAGTTATTTCACCAACGACTCTACACTGATTGTTAATGTAAAAATATTGATGAACAAGCCTGCAGACCGTTACAAAATCACACTCGGACTGAATGAGGAAGCTGACACTCCAAAAATTGCACTGGAGAATATCAATAAGAGAATCAATGGTTTTATCAAAAGGATATCTTCAATGGGAATCAAAACTGATGATATTTTTGTGGATTTTATTTCACAAACGAAAGTCTATGATTACAACATCAATAAAGACTCACAGGTAACCACCCAGAAAATGGATGGATTTGAAACTAAGAAAAATATCATTATTACAGTAAACAAGCACTCAATGATTGAAAAGCTGATCTCTGAAGCTTCCGATTTCCAGATTTATGACGTTATCAAAGTAGACTATATCAGCAATGATATTGATAAAATTCAGGAAGATCTACTCAAGGAAGCATATTCTGTTTTTGACAAAAAGAAAGGAAACTATTTTAAAATGTTTAAAAAGGAAATTATCGGAAACCCTACAGCTACATCCGGTTTTACATATGTTTTCCCTAAAAGTCAATATCAAAATTATACAGCTTTTGAAAGTGCGAATGTCACCTATGGATATGACACCAGGTATGTAAAGAAGGAAGAGAGAAAGTCAAAAACCTTTTATTATGACGGTACAGATTATATCGGTTTTGATAAGGTCATCAATAATGCTGATCCTGAAGTGGGCATACAATATATCATGAACCTCAACGTAAAATATGATCTGAAAAAGAATAAAGAGAAATAA
- a CDS encoding SIMPL domain-containing protein, giving the protein MKLKHFLLIGILTLGSFVNAQEVKKNAIEVTGVAEMEVEPDEIIFSIGIKADNKNDLADNEKKLFETLKNAGIKNEDIKFKSMYQNIYSKTAKFSKNYQFKASTKSSLSKIFEDLNQKWVNSLNITEVKSTKIADFRKAVKINALKAAKEKADYLLESMGKKTGNALEIVEIEDYTSDMIMPAAYKGRASNIQLEMADAPVDYSFDNIENIKLKYSIKTKYEIL; this is encoded by the coding sequence ATGAAATTGAAACATTTTTTATTAATCGGAATTTTAACCCTTGGAAGCTTTGTAAATGCTCAGGAAGTAAAGAAAAATGCAATTGAGGTAACAGGTGTTGCCGAAATGGAAGTAGAACCGGATGAAATTATCTTCAGCATCGGAATAAAAGCAGATAACAAAAATGATCTGGCAGATAATGAGAAAAAGTTATTTGAAACTTTAAAGAATGCAGGAATAAAGAATGAAGACATCAAGTTCAAATCTATGTATCAGAATATCTATTCTAAAACAGCTAAGTTTTCTAAGAACTATCAGTTTAAAGCCAGCACAAAATCAAGTCTTAGCAAAATTTTTGAAGACCTGAACCAAAAATGGGTAAACAGCCTGAACATTACAGAGGTAAAGAGTACTAAAATTGCAGATTTCAGAAAAGCAGTTAAGATCAATGCTTTGAAAGCCGCTAAAGAAAAGGCAGATTATTTATTGGAAAGCATGGGTAAAAAGACAGGAAATGCTCTTGAGATTGTAGAGATAGAAGATTACACCAGTGATATGATTATGCCAGCAGCTTACAAAGGAAGAGCAAGCAATATTCAGTTGGAAATGGCTGATGCTCCGGTAGATTATTCTTTTGATAATATTGAGAATATCAAGCTGAAATACAGCATCAAAACCAAATACGAAATCCTTTAA
- a CDS encoding vWA domain-containing protein, with the protein MTTLKILALAAGTAFLSSGNIPDNRSTQNNVDSHLSIQKTALVPASSTLKDNKIQVALLLDTSNSMDGLIDQAKSRLWNIVNTLTTLRYNGKAPQIEIALYEYGNDGIRDENYIRQVAPLTQDLDLISEKLFALRTNGGSEYCGAVIRDASANLNWDSNDKSMKLIYIAGNEAFDQGKINYKDVVSKAKDKNIYTNTIFCGSREEGIQTFWQNGALLGGGKYFNIDSDRKVIYIETPYDIRISECNAKLNDTYIYYGNHGSEYRLKQITQDKNAEMQSASNLVERAVAKSKKNAYKNDHWDLVDKAEKDAGFIANVKESELPAELKGKSKEEIQKTITAKSAARDKIQKEIEDLSKKRQSYIDGEMKKRGTDDSDDLGKAIESSILELAKKNGYSL; encoded by the coding sequence ATGACAACTTTAAAAATCTTAGCACTTGCAGCGGGTACAGCTTTTTTAAGCTCTGGTAATATTCCGGACAACCGCTCTACACAAAATAATGTTGACAGCCATTTATCTATACAGAAAACAGCATTAGTTCCGGCCAGTTCAACTTTAAAGGACAATAAAATTCAGGTTGCTCTTTTACTGGATACTTCCAATAGTATGGACGGGCTGATTGATCAGGCAAAATCGAGACTCTGGAATATTGTGAATACTTTGACAACTCTAAGGTACAACGGAAAAGCTCCCCAGATTGAAATTGCCCTGTATGAATATGGAAACGACGGAATCCGTGATGAAAATTATATCCGTCAGGTTGCTCCTCTCACTCAGGACCTTGATCTCATTTCCGAAAAATTGTTTGCATTAAGAACCAATGGAGGCAGTGAATATTGCGGTGCTGTCATTCGTGATGCTTCTGCCAACCTGAACTGGGACAGCAATGATAAAAGTATGAAGCTGATTTATATTGCCGGGAATGAAGCATTCGATCAGGGAAAAATAAATTATAAAGACGTGGTTTCAAAAGCAAAGGATAAAAATATTTACACCAACACCATTTTCTGTGGAAGCCGGGAAGAAGGAATCCAGACTTTCTGGCAAAACGGAGCATTATTGGGAGGTGGGAAGTATTTCAATATCGATAGTGACAGAAAAGTAATCTATATTGAAACTCCTTATGACATCAGAATCTCCGAATGTAATGCAAAGCTGAATGATACGTATATCTATTACGGAAATCACGGTTCGGAATACAGATTAAAGCAGATCACACAAGATAAAAACGCAGAAATGCAGTCAGCATCCAACTTAGTGGAAAGAGCCGTAGCCAAATCCAAAAAGAATGCTTACAAAAATGATCACTGGGATCTGGTAGATAAAGCGGAAAAGGATGCCGGATTTATTGCTAATGTAAAAGAAAGTGAACTTCCTGCCGAGCTGAAAGGAAAAAGCAAGGAAGAAATTCAGAAAACGATTACGGCAAAATCTGCTGCTCGTGATAAAATTCAGAAAGAAATTGAAGACCTTTCCAAAAAACGCCAGTCCTATATTGACGGAGAAATGAAGAAACGTGGAACTGATGATTCTGACGATCTTGGAAAAGCCATTGAGAGTTCTATTCTTGAACTTGCAAAAAAGAATGGGTATAGTTTGTAG
- a CDS encoding NAD(P)/FAD-dependent oxidoreductase yields MDLKSNEPFWLLKNGLMASYPSLKSNEKCDVLVVGGGITGSLIAHQMIEDGYDTILIDKRELCNGSTSATTSMLQYEIDVPLYELIEKIGEKGAVLSYKACSDAIDSIEKLTKLIKSKAGFKRKKSLYFASKKKDSEWLKKEYKARKQNGFEVQWLEAEHILEKFEFENAYGGILSKQGASIDAFQFAHELFMHNVKKGLKVFDKTEMIKVVEHKGFNLVTINSGFQIKAKKIIYCIGYESKNLLKENFVNLKSTYAVVSEIDKDKFKNISSTLVWNTNDPYLYMRTTDDGRILIGGGDEDFYGAEKRDALLNKKEKEILKNLKKIKPDYHFYTDFTWAGTFGETKDGLPYISKHEKFKNSYFVLGFGGNGITFSVTGMEMASLFMKNKKHPLSRYFKFGR; encoded by the coding sequence ATGGATCTCAAATCAAATGAACCTTTCTGGCTTTTAAAAAATGGGTTAATGGCATCTTATCCGTCTTTAAAATCAAATGAAAAATGTGATGTTCTTGTGGTGGGAGGCGGTATTACAGGAAGTCTGATAGCCCATCAGATGATAGAAGACGGGTATGATACAATCCTTATTGATAAAAGAGAGCTTTGTAATGGAAGCACTTCTGCGACGACTTCAATGCTGCAGTACGAAATAGATGTCCCTCTCTATGAATTAATAGAAAAAATAGGTGAGAAAGGAGCTGTCTTAAGCTATAAAGCCTGCAGTGATGCGATTGATTCGATAGAAAAACTCACAAAATTGATCAAGTCCAAAGCAGGTTTTAAACGAAAAAAGTCTTTGTATTTTGCTTCAAAAAAGAAAGATTCAGAATGGCTGAAGAAAGAATATAAAGCGAGAAAACAAAACGGATTTGAGGTACAATGGCTAGAAGCAGAACATATTCTGGAAAAATTTGAATTTGAGAATGCATATGGCGGTATTTTATCCAAGCAAGGAGCAAGTATTGATGCTTTTCAGTTTGCTCATGAACTTTTTATGCATAATGTAAAGAAAGGATTGAAGGTATTTGATAAGACTGAAATGATAAAAGTAGTTGAACATAAAGGTTTTAATCTGGTTACCATAAACAGTGGATTTCAGATCAAGGCAAAAAAGATCATTTACTGTATTGGTTATGAAAGTAAAAACCTGCTGAAAGAAAACTTTGTTAATCTCAAAAGTACCTATGCAGTCGTTTCTGAAATAGACAAAGACAAGTTTAAAAATATCAGCAGTACACTGGTCTGGAATACCAATGATCCTTATCTCTACATGCGGACTACCGATGATGGAAGAATTCTTATCGGAGGAGGAGACGAAGATTTTTATGGCGCTGAAAAACGGGACGCGCTCCTCAATAAAAAAGAAAAAGAGATCCTTAAAAATCTAAAAAAAATAAAACCTGATTATCATTTTTATACGGATTTCACATGGGCTGGAACTTTTGGCGAAACGAAAGATGGTTTACCTTATATCAGCAAACATGAAAAGTTTAAAAACTCTTATTTCGTATTGGGCTTCGGAGGAAACGGAATTACTTTTTCAGTAACAGGGATGGAGATGGCTTCTCTATTTATGAAGAACAAAAAACATCCATTATCAAGGTATTTTAAATTTGGGAGATAA
- a CDS encoding STAS/SEC14 domain-containing protein encodes MITIIPEAPENVAAFNATGEVTKEDFERLVIPRVKEKVEQFGELNYLLYLDTDLDNFTMGAWLEDLLLGLKNLTNWNRSAIVTDKEGIRDFTSIFSVLMPGEFKSFPKENLYNALYWCKNGDEVEA; translated from the coding sequence ATGATAACAATTATTCCAGAAGCCCCGGAAAATGTTGCAGCATTCAATGCAACGGGAGAAGTAACGAAAGAGGATTTTGAAAGACTGGTTATTCCGCGTGTAAAAGAGAAGGTAGAGCAATTCGGTGAGCTGAATTATTTATTGTATTTGGATACCGATCTGGATAATTTTACCATGGGTGCATGGCTCGAAGATTTGCTGTTAGGATTGAAAAATCTTACCAATTGGAATCGGTCAGCCATTGTTACTGACAAAGAAGGTATACGTGATTTTACCAGTATTTTCAGTGTTCTGATGCCGGGAGAGTTTAAATCTTTCCCCAAAGAAAATTTATACAATGCCCTCTACTGGTGCAAAAACGGAGATGAAGTGGAGGCATAA
- a CDS encoding MFS transporter, with amino-acid sequence MKIDKRIIPLAIGGLGIGTTEFTVMGLLPDIAKTLQITIPQAGHLISAYAMGVVIGAPILIGYSVKFPPKKVLIAFMILFTIFNGLSAIAPDYNSMLIIRFLSGLPHGAFFGVGTVVASKMAGKGKEAFYISMMFTGLTVANLAMVPLVTYIGHTFHWRLYFAIVAAIGLFAILFLKLWLPAMESNQNTHFLEELKFLKNKQSWLVLAITAIGFGGLFTWLSYITPLMTVVAGIKSSQMAYVMVLAGAGMVVGNLVGGIVSDKLGPEKTCALLIFLMMISLGGVFFLAEYKNIALVLTFMCGALSMSIASPINIMMMKAAPKSEMMAAAFMQAGFNIANAMGAFLGGIPLEYGYSFNYPSLVGVGMTFIGVVISIRYIYLYGSKTQNEEEVAAECVSCDK; translated from the coding sequence ATGAAGATTGATAAAAGAATAATACCACTGGCTATAGGTGGTTTGGGAATAGGAACTACGGAATTTACCGTGATGGGACTGTTGCCGGATATTGCAAAAACATTACAGATCACAATCCCGCAGGCCGGGCATTTAATTTCTGCTTATGCTATGGGAGTCGTTATCGGAGCTCCGATTCTGATCGGATACTCAGTAAAATTTCCTCCGAAGAAAGTTTTGATAGCTTTTATGATCCTTTTTACAATATTTAACGGACTTTCTGCTATTGCTCCCGATTATAACAGCATGCTGATTATTCGTTTTCTGTCCGGGCTTCCTCATGGAGCATTCTTTGGAGTAGGAACAGTAGTCGCTTCAAAAATGGCAGGAAAAGGGAAAGAAGCATTTTATATATCGATGATGTTTACGGGGCTCACGGTCGCCAATCTGGCTATGGTTCCACTGGTCACTTATATTGGGCATACATTTCACTGGAGACTGTACTTTGCTATCGTAGCGGCGATTGGTCTTTTTGCTATATTATTTCTGAAACTGTGGCTTCCTGCAATGGAATCCAACCAAAATACACACTTCCTGGAAGAACTGAAATTCCTTAAAAATAAACAGTCGTGGCTGGTTCTTGCCATTACAGCGATAGGGTTTGGAGGTCTTTTCACATGGTTAAGCTATATTACACCATTGATGACCGTTGTTGCCGGAATTAAGAGCAGCCAGATGGCCTATGTGATGGTTCTTGCCGGAGCCGGAATGGTAGTTGGAAATCTGGTGGGAGGTATTGTTTCAGATAAATTAGGACCTGAAAAAACCTGTGCTCTTCTCATTTTCCTGATGATGATTTCTCTTGGAGGTGTTTTCTTCCTTGCAGAATATAAAAATATTGCTCTGGTACTCACCTTTATGTGTGGTGCTTTATCCATGTCTATTGCATCACCTATCAATATTATGATGATGAAAGCCGCTCCAAAAAGCGAAATGATGGCCGCTGCTTTTATGCAGGCTGGTTTTAATATTGCCAATGCAATGGGAGCTTTCCTGGGGGGAATTCCTCTGGAATATGGCTATTCATTCAACTATCCATCGCTGGTAGGTGTAGGGATGACTTTTATAGGAGTGGTGATAAGTATAAGATATATATACCTGTACGGTTCAAAAACTCAAAATGAAGAAGAAGTGGCTGCTGAATGTGTATCATGTGATAAATAA
- a CDS encoding AraC family transcriptional regulator: MKIQKEIIEFEKGKSFKLFAPSLKNCFFWHYHPEIELVYVEAVNGIRHVGKDISAFTDSDLLLIGSNVPHLNFDYGIQTECQQLVLQMRESFLQDIILPVPEFENIKNLLERSYLGLSFSGETKNTVVEKLQVIKDKNSFESLVGLIEILQILADSTEVKELNKEDTRIKWFLNDKIRMGTIYDYIHENYDRKPNVNEIAKIVSLSTPAFCRYFKKQTNMTFTDFVNNYRINQAKIFLLKDYSVTEVCFQVGFESLSYFNKLFKQHTGETPSEFKKKHFKPIEINGRIGVITKESACNK; this comes from the coding sequence ATGAAAATCCAGAAGGAAATTATTGAATTTGAAAAAGGGAAATCGTTCAAACTATTTGCCCCTTCCCTGAAAAACTGTTTTTTCTGGCATTATCATCCGGAAATCGAATTGGTCTATGTAGAAGCGGTGAACGGAATCCGGCATGTAGGAAAAGATATTTCTGCCTTTACAGACAGTGATCTTTTATTGATTGGATCTAATGTTCCCCACCTTAATTTTGATTATGGTATTCAAACAGAGTGTCAACAGCTTGTGTTGCAGATGCGGGAAAGCTTCCTTCAGGATATTATTCTTCCCGTCCCGGAATTTGAAAATATTAAAAATCTTTTGGAACGTTCATATCTTGGGCTTTCATTTTCCGGAGAAACCAAAAATACAGTAGTTGAAAAACTACAGGTCATTAAAGATAAAAACTCTTTTGAATCATTGGTAGGATTAATTGAAATTCTACAGATCCTAGCCGATTCTACTGAGGTAAAAGAACTCAATAAAGAAGATACCAGAATCAAGTGGTTTTTGAATGATAAAATCAGAATGGGAACCATCTACGACTATATCCATGAAAATTATGACAGGAAGCCCAATGTCAACGAAATTGCAAAAATTGTAAGCCTGAGTACTCCTGCTTTCTGCCGTTATTTTAAGAAGCAGACGAATATGACCTTTACAGACTTTGTTAATAATTACAGGATCAATCAGGCTAAAATATTCCTGTTGAAAGATTATTCTGTGACCGAAGTTTGTTTTCAGGTAGGATTTGAAAGTCTTTCTTATTTTAATAAACTATTCAAACAGCATACGGGAGAAACCCCTTCTGAATTTAAGAAGAAACATTTTAAACCGATTGAAATCAATGGCCGGATTGGTGTGATCACAAAGGAATCGGCTTGTAATAAGTAG
- the lipA gene encoding lipoyl synthase: MENSVQDTTVQKPKWIRVKLPTGKNYRELRTLVDKYKLNTICQSGSCPNMGECWGEGTATFMILGNICTRSCGFCGVKTGKPLDVNWDEPEKVARSIKLMKIKHAVLTSVDRDDLKDMGSILWGETVNAVRRISPGTTMETLIPDFQGITKHLDRLVEVAPEVISHNMETVKRLTREVRIQAKYERSLEVLRYLKEAGQRRTKTGVMLGLGETKDEVFQTIEDIRNANVDVITLGQYLQPTKKHLPVKKFITPEEFDEFGDFARSLGFRHVESSPLVRSSYHAEKHIH; this comes from the coding sequence ATGGAAAATTCAGTTCAAGACACTACCGTTCAAAAACCAAAATGGATCCGCGTAAAACTTCCTACCGGAAAGAATTACAGAGAGCTGAGAACTTTGGTTGATAAATATAAATTAAATACAATCTGCCAAAGCGGAAGCTGCCCGAATATGGGAGAATGCTGGGGTGAAGGTACAGCTACTTTCATGATTTTAGGAAATATCTGTACAAGAAGCTGTGGATTCTGTGGCGTAAAAACAGGAAAACCCCTTGATGTAAATTGGGATGAACCTGAAAAAGTAGCAAGATCAATCAAATTAATGAAGATCAAACATGCCGTTCTTACTTCTGTAGACCGCGACGATCTGAAAGATATGGGATCTATCCTTTGGGGAGAAACAGTGAATGCTGTAAGAAGAATCTCTCCGGGAACTACGATGGAAACCCTGATTCCTGATTTCCAGGGTATTACAAAACATCTTGACAGACTGGTAGAAGTAGCTCCGGAAGTGATTTCTCACAACATGGAAACTGTAAAACGTCTTACCAGAGAAGTGAGAATTCAAGCGAAATATGAAAGAAGCCTTGAAGTATTAAGATACCTGAAAGAAGCCGGACAAAGAAGAACCAAAACGGGTGTAATGCTTGGATTAGGTGAAACCAAAGATGAGGTTTTCCAGACTATCGAAGATATCAGAAACGCTAATGTAGATGTTATTACTCTTGGACAATATCTGCAGCCAACTAAAAAACATCTTCCTGTAAAAAAATTCATCACTCCTGAAGAATTTGATGAATTCGGAGATTTTGCAAGAAGTTTAGGTTTCAGACATGTTGAAAGTTCTCCTCTTGTAAGAAGTTCTTACCACGCAGAAAAACATATTCATTAA